A genomic region of Cucurbita pepo subsp. pepo cultivar mu-cu-16 unplaced genomic scaffold, ASM280686v2 Cp4.1_scaffold000460, whole genome shotgun sequence contains the following coding sequences:
- the LOC111785354 gene encoding uncharacterized protein LOC111785354, whose product MKVVNLIRIFELQKMKESESVKEYSDRLLSITIKVKLLGSVLNDSRIVEKLLVTVLEKFEAIITTLDITKDRSKISFTELLNALQAQEQRRSMKQEGVIEGALPIKHQGNHKYKNKKNFTNRDSSANYQKTKG is encoded by the coding sequence atgaaagtcGTGAATTTGATTAGGATTTttgagttgcagaagatgaaggagtcggagtcggtgaaagagtactctgaTAGACTTCTCAGCATTACCATCAAGGTGAAATTGCTTGGTTCTGTGTTAAATGATTCCAGGATCGTTGAAAAGCTGCTAGTCACTGTTCtagagaagtttgaagctATCATTACTACTTTGGATATCACCAAAGACCGGTCAAAGATTTCATTTACAGAGCTCTTGAACgctttacaagcacaagagcaAAGGAGATCTATGAAGCAAGAAGGGGTGATTGAAGGTGCCTTACCTATTAAGCATCAAGGCAACCACAagtataaaaacaagaaaaatttcACGAATAGAGATTCATCTGCCAATTatcagaagacaaaaggatga